GAGCCCAGGCCTGGACAGCGGGTTGCGGCCGCGGGGGGCTCCGCTGGGCCCGCCGCCGCCTCCACAGGGGACCGTGGCATACGGGGCCTTCGGGCCGTCGCCCACCTTCCAGCCCTTCCCGGCTATGCCACCGCCGGCGGCCGGCAACGCGCACCTGCAGCCCGTGGCGACGCTGTACCCAGGACGCGCCACCATGCCCCCCGGCGCCCCAGGAGGCCCCTCAGGCCCGCAGCCCGCAGCCGGAGCCCCGGCCCCGCCACTGCAGCCGCCGGCGCACGCCCTGGGCGGCATGGACGCCGAACTCATCGACGAGGAGGCGCTGACGTCGCTGGAGCTGGAGCTCGGGCTGCACCGCGTGCGCGATCTGCCCGAGCTCTTCCTGGGCCAGAGCGAGTTCGACTGCTTCTCGGACTTGGGGTCGGCGCCGCCCGCCGGCTCGGTTAGCTGCTGAGCGAGGCCGGGCGCCTGCCCGGCGTGCTAGAGAGAAGGGGCCCAGCCTGCCCGCCGGACTCCGCCCCCAGCGTCTGGGCCCCGCACGCACCCTCCGTGAGGGTGGAGGCCGCGGTGAGTGCACCGAGCCGACGCCGGCCTGGGACGCCTGGCCTCCCTCCAGGCCCTGCCTCCTGCAGGATGACAATTTGAGTTCATCTCTCTGACCCGGAGCCTCAGCGGTAAAATGAAGGGGAAGGAACCCCCCTTTCGGACTCCCAGTTCTTAGATTCTGTATCCTCTCCTCTCGGACTttccctggccccagcccccaaTCTGAGCCAACCCAGGCTTCTGCCTGATTCCCCCTCTCCTTGTGAAGCCCACTGTGGTCACTGGGTCCCTGGAGCCACCCACCCGCCGggcccccagccccgccgccTGGGCCCTGAGGTCACTGGGCTCTCCGCCCTGGGGAAGAGCAGACGACGGTCCAGCCCTCACCCCTGTAGAGTGGAGCAATCCCCCATCTGGCCTCCAACACCAAAATAAAACTGGGTCACTTTCCAGTCTGGCGTTTTCATTTCCTTATCACTCCAACTAT
This portion of the Cervus canadensis isolate Bull #8, Minnesota chromosome 2, ASM1932006v1, whole genome shotgun sequence genome encodes:
- the CITED4 gene encoding cbp/p300-interacting transactivator 4; this translates as MADHLMLAEGYSLVPRPPPAAPAHGPHAPRTLQPYSSPGLDSGLRPRGAPLGPPPPPQGTVAYGAFGPSPTFQPFPAMPPPAAGNAHLQPVATLYPGRATMPPGAPGGPSGPQPAAGAPAPPLQPPAHALGGMDAELIDEEALTSLELELGLHRVRDLPELFLGQSEFDCFSDLGSAPPAGSVSC